A segment of the Scophthalmus maximus strain ysfricsl-2021 chromosome 11, ASM2237912v1, whole genome shotgun sequence genome:
atcttatgttatcttaGCGtatcttatattatattatattatattatattatattatattatattatagtatattatattatattgtattgtattgtattgtattgtattgtattgtattgtattgtattgtattatattatattatattacattatattatattatattatattatattatattatattacattacattacattacattacattacattacattatattatattatcttatcttaatttATATTGtatcatcttatcttatcttatctcatcttacattatcttatcttatcttatcttatctcatctcatcttacattatcttatcttatcttatcttatactattattattattattattctatgaatctaaaatatatgtgtgtgtgtgtcatttgtcaCTGGACCGTTGATCAATAAAGTTAAAAGATCAATAACTGCTTTAAaggtcatttatttattatattattttctcttcatgaatgtttcacatttcatctcagtggtcagagacacagtgatgtcatcatgtcgCAGTAATGAGCCCCAGTGGAGCtcgtcttcatcgtcctcctcgtcctcctcagctGCACCTGGAGGCCTGAGGCTGCGGACACATGGACTCAGGAGGATTCGCTGcttaatgatgataataaatctgtatgattatgttttgtttccagCTGAAGTTGCTgcagaaaccaaacaaacacgAGAGTCACTAATTAGAGATAATGAATCGTTCACGTCGCTGCTTCTCGTTGAATGATGCAACAGTGTTTGAACAGTGAGATCTGATTGAAAATATCATCATATAATGAATTGAGAAGTGAGATTTGACGTGTTCAGAGGAAAAGTGTAAATATTTGTCAGAAGGTTTTAAAGTCAAGTTCGATGTGAAGGATTCAAGTGACTGCAACTCTGATATGAAACTACAGATTCATGTGACATTATGATTCATAACATTAAAACATAGAATCATCCTGAGGAAACACACAATTGTTTGCTTGGAAAATACAGGAAAAGTTGTGGATTGAATGAAAAGCGTCAGACATTTGATCAATCTATCAAAAatctgattcatttaaaaaagcgTCTGTTTGATTCTGGTGTGAATCAGAAGACGTCACGAGTTcagagcagaaggagaagaaagagagaagaatgtGAGACGTAATAAACTGTTGATTAGgttcaaacaaacacaggaaccTGCTGATGAACAAAGATATTGAAGatgttttaatatgaaacaaagCTGCTGTTTATCATCATCAATAATAGAACTGATCTTCACTGAAGACATGATCTCCGACCAGGAGAATAAGATTTCACCAGGTCCGTccgtccgtttgtttgtttgtggatcatatttattcataacaGCAGATTTAAATGAAAGGTTCATTCTATGATCGAGCAAGGATCCGATTTTTACAAATAACCCGGATCCTCGACATGTTGAGTCCGTACATCAACGGGCTGAAGAGCGGCTGAGACATGAGCCAGTACAACGATAAGAATATTCTCAACAGATTGGGGACGTTGTTCATGTCGAACCTGCTCTGCAGTATCTCAAAGAAAGCTCCGAAGGAGAAGTTGAGCAGCGACGCCAGGTGAGGTGAACAGGTGGCGACGGCTCTTTGTCTCGTGTGACTGGAGCCTGagaaacagacttttaaaaTCCTCAGGTAGGAGAAAAATATCAGAGATACAGGACATGAGATGGTAAAAGTTGTGACAACAAGTCCGTAGATGTTGTGGACAGACGTGTCAGAACAGGAGAGTTTGACCATGTAATAATTATCACAGTAAACTTTGTTTAAGATGTTTCCACACAGCTGTAAAGAGGCAGTTAGAGATATTGGAACAAGACATACAACAGAAGCATAGAACCATATTAGAGCAATGAGCACTGTGATCTTActttgtgtcatgtgtgtgttatacTGCAGAGGGCAGCAGATCGCCAGGTATCTGTCGTAGGACATTACGGCTAAGTTAAAAAATTCCACACAAGCGTACGAGTACAGACAGAAAACCTGCAGGAAGCAGAGCGGAGCGGCGACGGTGTGAGAGTCCCACAGgatgtgaagcagcaggaagGGGAACAAGCCTGTACTACCATACAGTTCATTAACAAACAGGCTGCACAGAAACAGGTACATGGGTTCATGAAGACTTCTGTTCACACAGATCACCACAACCAGCAACACGTTGGAAAGAACGATCAacacgtacaaacacagaacaatcaggaagaagaaatatcTCCAGGGTCCAGTGTCCATGTAGGCAGACAGAGTGAAGTGAGACACAGCAGACGagttcatcatcttcatcctcctcatgtggacacaaaacagatgatgaagaaaaCGACTGTGATGGAGCCTCAGACTCACCTCTGCCTTCATCTCAGGAGTCACACGAGGTCATGACGAGTCCTGACTGAGCTGAGACTCTGCTGTCGCCTCTTTTAACGTGCTCAGCTCAGACGACGACTTCATCACATGACTTGTGACGTCAgggaaaaaattattttccttcTGCAAACTAACGTGCTGCTCATTCAAAGTCCAAACAAAGGTCGCCCCCTCTCGTTCGTGACCTTTTGACCTCTACAGTTGAAATTTTGTGTCTACATTGGTATTTCTGCTTCCTGTGATGCAATTTCATCAAGAATCTTCAAATGCTTCATGTCTTCAAAATGTACAAGCTAAGATAAAAGCTCATGTGAGTCAATAACAGGTTCAGTCAGAGCCATTACAGTCACATTAAGTTATATTTAGTGGTATGGCTCTGTCCTGGGACCTCCTTGCCCTTCCATGTGCATACGTGGAAAGCTTGGGGAGGCAGAGTACACCTCCTGAACAGAGCGGACATGTGTCGAGGCAGATGCATCATGGTTGTAATCAATAACTTGCTGACACAGAGACGTCCTTGTTGTGACATATCTGTTGAGGATAACGTGATATGTTGACGCAGATGTCAGATAACAGAGAATACAAAATGTCATGTACAGCCAGAGGCACTTTGACTTATCTTCGTGTTGTACTGTGAACAGTTTACTGAAATAAATGGTCACGAACTGAGCTTGACAAGGACTGGAGCGGGCCTGGTGCTTCTTCAACAAAGCGAACACCTCGTTGAGACACCTGAAAGGTAAGagaatattttctcaatttaaagCGCCATTGGCGTCATTTTATCAATAGTAATGTTAATAAATTGATGGGTGCTGTGCAGGCCAGGACCTCCTGACATGCTGACCCCGGCACAGCAGACAAGCTTTAGGGATGTGGAATATCACCTGGTGCAGGAGGTAGAGCTACACCAGCTAGAT
Coding sequences within it:
- the LOC118298257 gene encoding olfactory receptor 11A1 → MKAEVSLRLHHSRFLHHLFCVHMRRMKMMNSSAVSHFTLSAYMDTGPWRYFFFLIVLCLYVLIVLSNVLLVVVICVNRSLHEPMYLFLCSLFVNELYGSTGLFPFLLLHILWDSHTVAAPLCFLQVFCLYSYACVEFFNLAVMSYDRYLAICCPLQYNTHMTQSKITVLIALIWFYASVVCLVPISLTASLQLCGNILNKVYCDNYYMVKLSCSDTSVHNIYGLVVTTFTISCPVSLIFFSYLRILKVCFSGSSHTRQRAVATCSPHLASLLNFSFGAFFEILQSRFDMNNVPNLLRIFLSLYWLMSQPLFSPLMYGLNMSRIRVICKNRILARS